Proteins found in one Anas platyrhynchos isolate ZD024472 breed Pekin duck chromosome 18, IASCAAS_PekinDuck_T2T, whole genome shotgun sequence genomic segment:
- the SPTAN1 gene encoding spectrin alpha chain, non-erythrocytic 1 isoform X13, with the protein MLSSFRKVKVQKMDPSGVKVLETAEDIQERRQQVLDRYHRFKELSSLRRQKLEDSYRFQFFQRDADELEKWIQEKLQIASDENYKDPSNLQGKLQKHQAFEAEVQANSGAIVKLDETGNQMINESHFASETIRTRLQELHRLWELLLEKMREKGVKLLQAQKLVQYLRECEDVLDWINDKEAIVTSEELGQDLEHVEVLQKKFEEFQTDLAAHEERVNEVNQFAGKLIQEQHPEEELIKSKQDEVNASWQRLKGLALQRQGKLFGAAEVQRFNRDVDETISWIKEKGQLMASDDFGRDLASVQALLRKHEGLERDLAALEDKVKALCAEADRLQQSHPINASQIQVKREELIANWEQIRTLAAERHARLNDSYRLQRFLADFRDLTSWVTEMKALINADELANDVAGAEALLDRHQEHKGEIDAHEDSFKSADESGQALLAAGHYASDEVKEKLTILSDERAALLELWELRRQQYEQCMDLQLFYRDTEQVDNWMSKQEAFLLNEDLGDSLDSVEALLKKHEDFEKSLSAQEEKITALDEFATKLIQNNHYAMDDVATRRDALLNRRNALHERAMYRRAQLADSFHLQQFFRDSDELKSWVNEKMKTATDEAYKDPSNLQGKVQKHQAFEAELSANQSRIDALEKAGQKLIDVNHYASDEVAARMNEVISLWKKLLEATELKGIKLREANQQQQFNRNVEDIELWLYEVEGHLASDDYGKDLTSVQNLQKKHALLEADVAAHQDRIDGITIQARQFQDAGHFDADNIKKKQEALVARYEALKDPMVARKQKLADSLRLQQLFRDIEDEETWIREKEPIAASTNRGKDLIGVQNLLKKHQALQAEIAGHEPRIKAVTQKGNAMVEEGHFAAEDVKTKLNELNQKWDSLKAKASQRRQDLEDSLQAQQYFADANEAESWMREKEPIVGSTDYGKDEDSAEALLKKHEALMSDLSAYGSSIQALREQAQSCRQQVAPTDDETGKELVLALYDYQEKSPREVTMKKGDILTLLNSTNKDWWKVEVNDRQGFVPAAYVKKLDPAQSASRENLLEEQGSIALRQEQIDNQYHSLLELGEKRKGMLEKSCKKFMLFREANELQQWINEKEAALTNEEVGADLEQVEVLQKKFDDFQKDLKANESRLKDINKVANDLESEGLMAEEVQAVEQQEVYGMMPRDETDSKTASPWKSARMMVHTVATFNSIKELNERWRSLQQLAEERSQLLGSAHEVQRFHRDADETKEWIEEKNQALNTDNYGHDLASVQALQRKHEGFERDLAALGDKVNSLGETAQRLIQSHPESAEDLQEKCTELNQAWNSLGKRADQRKEKLGDSHDLQRFLSDFRDLMSWINGIRGLVSSDELAKDVTGAEALLERHQEHRTEIDARAGTFQAFEQFGQQLLARGHYASPEIKEKLDILEQERTDLEKAWVQRRMMLDQCLELQLFHRDCEQAENWMAAREAFLNTEDKGDSLDSVEALIKKHEDFDKAINVQEEKIAVLQSFADQLISADHYAKGVIANRRNEVLDRWLRLKAQMIEKRSKLGESQTLQQFSRDVDEIEAWISEKLQTASDESYKDPTNIQSKHQKHQAFEAELHANADRIRGVIDMGNSLIERGACAGSEDAVKARLAALADQWQFLVQKSAEKSQKLKEANKQQNFNTGIKDFDFWLSEVEALLASEDYGKDLASVNNLLKKHQLLEADISAHEDRLKDLNSQADSLMTSSAFDTSQVKDKRETINGRFQRIKSMAAARRAKLNESHRLHQFFRDMDDEESWIKEKKLLVSSEDYGRDLTGVQNLRKKHKRLEAELAAHEPAIQGVLDTGKKLSDDNTIGKEEIQQRLAQFVDHWKELKQLAAARGQRLEESLEYQQFVANVEEEEAWINEKMTLVASEDYGDTLAAIQGLLKKHEAFETDFTVHKDRVNDVCANGEDLIKKNNHHVENITAKMKGLKGKVSDLEKAAAQRKAKLDENSAFLQFNWKADVVESWIGEKENSLKTDDYGRDLSSVQTLLTKQETFDAGLQAFQQEGIANITALKDQLLAAKHIQSKAIEARHASLMKRWNQLLANSAARKKKLLEAQEHFRKVEDLFLTFAKKASAFNSWFENAEEDLTDPVRCNSLEEIKALREAHDAFRSSLSSAQADFNQLAELDRQIKSFRVASNPYTWFTMEALEETWRNLQKIIKERELELQKEQRRQEENDKLRQEFAQHANAFHQWIQETRTYLLDGSCMVEESGTLESQLEATKRKHQEIRAMRSQLKKIEDLGAAMEEALILDNKYTEHSTVGLAQQWDQLDQLGMRMQHNLEQQIQARNTTGVTEEALKEFSMMFKHFDKDKSGRLNHQEFKSCLRSLGYDLPMVEEGEPDPEFESILDTVDPNRDGHVSLQEYMAFMISRETENVKSSEEIESAFRALSSEGKPYVTKEELYQNLTREQADYCISHMKPYMDGKGRELPSAYDYIEFTRSLFVN; encoded by the exons ATGTTGTCATCGTTTCGTAAAGTCAAAGTCCAG AAAATGGATCCAAGTGGTGTGAAAGTGTTGGAAACAGCAGAAGACATCCAAGAAAGGCGTCAACAAGTTTTGGACCGTTACCACAGGTTCAAGGAACTATCTTCTCTCAGGCGCCAAAAACTTGAAGATTCTTATCGATTCCAGTTTTTCCAGCGTGATGCAGATGAGCTTGAAAAATGGATCCAAGAGAAACTCCAGATAGCATCTGATGAAAATTACAAAGACCCAAGCAATTTACAG GGAAAGCTGCAGAAGCACCAAGCCTTTGAAGCTGAGGTGCAGGCCAATTCAGGGGCTATTGTTAAACTGGACGAGACTGGAAATCAGATGATCAATGAAAGCCATTTTGCATCTGAAACCATAAGA ActcggctgcaggagctgcaccgGCTATGGGAATTACTCTtggaaaaaatgagagagaagggAGTCAAACTGTTGCAAGCACAAAAGCTGGTGCAGTACTTACGGGAATGCGAAGATGTCTTGGACTGGATCAATGACAAG GAAGCAATAGTGACCTCAGAAGAGCTTGGCCAGGACTTAGAGCATGTTGAGGTTTTGCAAAAGAAGTTTGAAGAGTTCCAGACAGACCTCGCAGCTCATGAGGAAAGAGTAAATGAAGTGAACCAGTTTGCTGGCAAACTTATCCAG GAACAGCACCCTGAGGAGGAACTTATAAAGTCCAAACAGGATGAAGTAAATGCGAGCTGGCAGCGTCTTAAGGGGCTTGCCCTTCAGAGGCAAGGGAAACTCTTTGGGGCAGCTGAAGTTCAGCGCTTCAACAG GGATGTGGATGAAACTATCAGCTGGATTAAGGAGAAAGGGCAGTTGATGGCTTCAGATGATTTTGGCAGAGACTTGGCCAGTGTACAGGCTTTGCTGCGTAAGCATGAAGGCCTGGAAAGAGATCTTGCAGCTTTGGAAGATAAG GTTAAGGCCCTTTGTGCAGAAGCTGACCGTTTGCAGCAGTCTCACCCAATAAATGCTTCTCAAATTCAAGTGAAACGGGAGGAACTCATTGCCAACTGGGAACAGATCCGAACtctggcagcagagaggcatGCTCGCCTTAATGACTCCTACAG GTTGCAGCGCTTTCTGGCGGACTTCCGAGACCTCACTAGCTGGGTAACTGAGATGAAGGCTCTGATAAATGCTGATGAACTTGCCAATGACGTGGCTGGAGCAGAAGCCCTTCTAGATAGACATCAGGAACATAAG GGGGAAATCGATGCCCATGAAGATAGCTTCAAATCTGCTGATGAGTCTGGACAGGCTTTGCTTGCTGCTGGGCACTACGCTTCAGATGAAGTTAAAGAAAAG CTGACTATTCTCTCAGATGAAAGAGCTGCCTTGCTAGAGCTATGGGAGCTTCGCAGACAACAGTATGAACAGTGCATGGACTTGCAGCTTTTCTACAGAGATACTGAACAAGTTGACAACTGGATGAGCAAACAAGAA GCTTTTCTGCTGAATGAAGACCTTGGTGATTCTCTGGATAGCGTGGAGGCTCTTCTAAAGAAGCATGAAGACTTTGAGAAATCCCTAAGTGCCCAGGAAGAGAAAATCACA GCATTAGATGAGTTTGCTACTAAATTGATTCAGAATAACCATTATGCCATGGATGACGTTGCTACACGCAGAGATGCT ctGCTGAACCGCCGAAATGCTCTTCATGAAAGAGCTATGTACCGCCGTGCTCAACTGGCAGACTCTTTCCATCTACAACAGTTTTTCAGAGATTCTGATGAGCTAAAGAGTTGGgttaatgaaaaaatgaaaactgcaaCTGATGAGGCTTACAAG GATCCATCAAACTTGCAAGGCAAAGTTCAGAAACATCAGGCTTTTGAAGCAGAGCTTTCAGCTAATCAGAGTCGTATTGATGCACTGGAGAAAGCTGGCCAGAAGCTGATTGATGTCAATCACTATGCATCTGATGAAGTGGCAGCTCGCATGAATGAAGTTATCAGCTTGTGGAAGAAACTTCTAGAAGCCACTGAACTCAAAG GTATAAAGCTGCGTGAAGCCAATCAACAGCAGCAGTTTAATCGCAATGTGGAGGACATTGAGCTCTGGCTGTATGAAGTAGAGGGGCACTTGGCTTCCGATGATTATGGAAAAGATCTTACTAGTGTTCAGAATCTTCAGAAGAAACATGCCCTGCTAGAAGCCGATGTTGCTGCCCATCAG GATCGTATAGATGGCATTACCATCCAGGCACGCCAGTTCCAAGATGCTGGGCACTTTGATGCTGACAATATCAAGAAGAAGCAAGAAGCTTTGGTAGCTCGATATGAAGCTCTAAAGGATCCTATGGTAGCTCGCAAGCAGAAACTTGCAGATTCTCTTCGCCTTCAGCAGCTTTTCCGTGACATTGAAGATGAAGAGACCTGGATTAGGGAAAAGGAACCTATCGCTGCCTCAACAAACCGAG gcAAGGACTTAATTGGTGTCCAGAATCTGCTAAAGAAGCACCAGGCTTTGCAGGCAGAAATCGCAGGCCATGAGCCTCGCATTAAAGCCGTcacacagaaaggaaatgctATGGTGGAAGAAG GGCATTTTGCTGCCGAGGATGTGAAAACCAAACTGAATGAGCTAAACCAAAAATGGGACTCTCTGAAAGCAAAGGCATCTCAACGGCGACAAGATCTAGAGGATTCTCTGCAAGCTCAGCAGTACTTTGCTGATGCTAATGAGGCAGAATCGTGGATGAGGGAAAAGGAGCCCATTGTAGGCAGCACAGACTATGGGAAGGATGAAGACTCAGCCGAG GCTCTTCTGAAGAAACATGAAGCTTTGATGTCTGATCTTTCTGCTTACGGCAGCAGCATACAGGCGTTAAGGGAACAGGCCCAGTCATGCAGG CAACAAGTTGCTCCCACTGATGATGAAACTGGAAAAGAGCTTGTTCTGGCACTCTATGATTACCAAGAGAAGAGTCCTCGGGAGGTGACTATGAAAAAGGGAGATATCCTCACCTTACTCAACAGCACCAACAAG GACTGGTGGAAGGTTGAAGTTAATGATCGTCAGGGCTTTGTACCAGCTGCCTACGTGAAAAAACTAGATCCTGCCCAGTCTGCATCCCGAGAGAATCTCCTGGAAGAGCAGGGCAGTATAGCCTTGCGACAGGAACAAATTGACAACCA GTATCATTCTCTTCTTGAGCTGGGAGAAAAACGTAAAGGCATGTTagagaaaagctgcaaaaaatTTATGCTTTTCCGTGAGGCTAATGAGCTTCAGCAGTGGATCAATGAGAAAGAAGCTGCACTCACAAATGAGGAAGTGGGTGCTGATTTGGAGCAGGTCGAGGTGCTGCAGAAGAAATTTGACGATTTTCAGAAG GATCTAAAAGCTAATGAGTCACGTCTGAAGGACATAAACAAGGTTGCAAATGACCTGGAGTCAGAAGGACTGATGGCAGAGGAAGTGCAAGCAGTAGAGCAACAg gaaGTCTATGGTATGATGCCCAGG GATGAAACTGATTCTAAGACAGCCTCTCCTTGGAAG TCTGCGCGTATGATGGTACACACAGTGGCAACATTTAACTCAATCAAG gaaCTGAATGAACGTTGGAGGTCTCTGCAGCAGTTAGCAGAGGAGCGAAGCCAGCTGTTGGGCAGTGCTCACGAAGTCCAGAGATTCCACAG AGATGCTGATGAAACAAAAGAATGGATAGAGGAGAAGAATCAAGCATTAAATACAGACAATTATGGACATGACTTGGCCAGTGTGCAGGCTCTGCAGCGCAAACATGAAGGCTTTGAGAGAGACTTAGCAGCTCTTGGAGACAAG GTGAACTCTCTTGGTGAAACTGCCCAGCGTCTGATCCAGTCACATCCAGAATCCgctgaagatctccaagaaaAATGCACTGAGTTGAATCAGGCTTGGAATAGTCTGGGAAAACGTGCTGACCAGCGCAAAGAGAAGCTTGGAGATTCTCATGACTTGCAGCGTTTCCTCAGTGATTTCAG GGACCTTATGTCTTGGATCAATGGAATCCGGGGACTGGTCTCTTCAGATGAGCTTGCAAAGGATGTGACTGGAGCTGAAGCTCTACTGGAAAGGCACCAG GAACACCGCACTGAAATAGATGCAAGAGCTGGCACTTTCCAGGCATTTGAACAGTTTGGACAACAACTTCTGGCGCGTGGTCACTATGCCAGTCCAGAGATCAAGGAGAAACTGGATATTCTAGAACAAGAACGGACAGACCTGGAGAAGGCCTGGGTCCAGCGCAGAATGATGTTAGACCAGTGTCTAGAACTGCAG CTGTTTCATCGGGACTGTGAACAAGCTGAAAACTGGATGGCTGCCCGAGAGGCTTTCCTAAATACAGAAGATAAAGGAGACTCCTTAGACAGCGTGGAGGCACTCATCAAGAAACACGAAGATTTTGATAAGGCGATCAATGTCCAG GAAGAGAAAATTGCTGTCTTGCAGTCTTTTGCTGACCAGCTCATCTCTGCTGACCATTATGCGAAAGGAGTCATTGCTAACAGACGCAATGAGGTTCTGGACAG GTGGCTTCGTCTGAAAGCTCAAATGATTGAGAAGAGATCTAAGCTAGGAGAATCTCAGACTCTCCAGCAGTTCAGTCGTGATGTTGATGAAATTGAAGCTTGGATCAGTGAAAAGCTCCAAACTGCAAGTGATGAGTCATACAAGGATCCCACTAATATCCAG AGCAAACACCAGAAGCACCAAGCCTTTGAAGCTGAGCTCCATGCCAATGCGGATCGGATCCGTGGAGTCATCGATATGGGGAACTCGCTGATTGAAAGAGGAGCATGTGCTGGCAGCGAGGATGCTGTGAAG GCACGGCTAGCTGCCCTGGCTGACCAATGGCAGTTCCTGGTACAGAAGTCAGCAGAAAAGAGTCAGAAACTGAAAGAAGCTAATAAACAGCAGAATTTCAATACTGGAATCAAGGactttgatttctggctttcagAG gtGGAGGCTTTGTTGGCATCTGAAGACTATGGGAAGGACTTGGCATCGGTTAACAACCTTCTGAAGAAGCACCAGCTACTGGAAGCTGATATATCTGCTCATGAG GATCGTCTGAAAGACCTGAACAGTCAGGCTGACAGTTTGATGACCAGCAGTGCTTTTGATACATCCCAAGTGAAGGATAAACGTGAGACTATTAATGGACGCTTTCAGAGGATCAAGAGTATGGCAGCTGCCCGCCGTGCAAAGCTGAATGAGTCCCACCGTTTGCATCAGTTTTTCCGTGATATGGACGACGAGGAGTCCTGGATCAA AGAGAAGAAATTGTTAGTTAGCTCAGAGGACTACGGCAGAGACCTAACTGGTGTGCAGAACCTGAGGAAAAAACACAAGCGCTTAGAAGCAGAATTAGCTGCCCATGAACCTGCTATCCAG gGTGTTCTAGACACTGGGAAGAAGCTTTCGGATGATAACACAATTGGAAAGGAGGAGATACAGCAGAGACTGGCTCAGTTTGTGGATCACTGGAAAGAGTTAAAGCAGTTGGCAGCTGCTCG GGGGCAGCGTCTAGAGGAGTCTCTGGAATACCAACAGTTTGTAGCAAATGTTGAGGAAGAAGAAGCATGGATCAATGAGAAAATGACACTGGTAGCCAGTGAGGACTATGGGGACACACTTGCAGCTATCCAG GGCTTGCTGAAAAAGCACGAAGCATTTGAGACTGATTTTACTGTCCACAAAGACAGAGTGAACGATGTTTGTGCTAACGGAGAGGATCTCATTAAAAAG AACAATCACCATGTGGAGAACATTACTGCCAAGATGAAGGGCCTCAAAGGAAAGGTTTCAGATCTGGAGAAAGCGGCAGCTCAGAGGAAAGCCAAACTGGATGAGaactctgccttcctccagtTCAACTGGAAAGCAGATGTAGTGGAGTCGTGGATAG gtgagaaggaaaacagTCTGAAGACAGATGATTATGGACGTGACCTCTCTTCTGTGCAGACACTGCTCACCAAGCAG gAAACTTTTGATGCTGGACTTCAGGCTTTCCAGCAGGAGGGAATTGCAAACATCACTGCTCTGAAAGACCAGCTGCTAGCAGCCAAACACATCCAATCAAAGGCCATTGAGGCTCGGCATGCCTCCTTGATGAAACGCTGGAATCAGCTACTTGCCAATTCTGCagccaggaaaaagaaactctTGGAGGCTCAGGAGCATTTCAGAAAG GTTGAGGATCTGTTCCTGACTTTTGCAAAGAAGGCATCTGCCTTCAACAGCTGGTTTGAGAATGCTGAAGAGGATCTGACGGATCCCGTGCGCTGTAACTCGCTGGAAGAAATCAAAGCACTGCGAGAAGCTCATGATGCTTTCCGTTCTTCACTTAGTTCTGCTCAAGCTGACTTCAACCAGCTGGCAGAGCTTGATCGCCAGATCAAGAGCTTCCGTGTAGCCTCCAACCCCTACACCTGGTTTACTATGGAGGCTCTTGAAGAAACTTGGAGGAATCTGCAGAAAATTATCAAG GAACGTGAATTGGAGTTGCAGAAGGAACAGCGAAGGCAGGAAGAGAATGACAAGTTGCGCCAGGAGTTTGCTCAGCATGCTAATGCCTTCCACCAATGGATTCAGGAGACCAG GACTTACCTGCTAGATGG